The Prosthecobacter vanneervenii region CCAGCGTGCTCACCACCCCTGCCGCTGTCACCTTGCGGATCGTGTTGCTGTCACCATCCGACACATACACACTGCCTTCGCTGTCCACCGCCACGCCGTTGGGGTAAAAGAACCTCGCTGCGCTTCCCGTGCCGTCCGTGCTGCCCGTTTCTCCGGCGCTGCCCGCCAGCGTGTTCACCACCCCTGCCGCTGTCACCTTGCGGATCGTGCTGTTGTCACCATCTGCCACATACACATTGCCTGCGCTGTCCACCGCCACACCGCTGGGATTGTTAAACCTCGCTGCGCTGCCTGTGCCATCGGCGCTGCCGCTCACNNNNNNNNNNNNNNNNNNNNNNNNNNNNNNNNNNNNNNNNNNNNNNNNNNNNNNNNNNNNNNNNNNNNNNNNNNNNNNNNNNNNNNNNNNNNNNNNNNNCCCCGGCGCTTCCGGCCAGCGTGCTCACCACCCCTGCCGCTGTCACCTTGCGGATCGTGTGGTTGAATTGATCCGCCACATACACGTTGCCTGCGCTGTCCACCGCAACGCTGCTGGGGTAATAAAACTCTGCGGCGCTTCCCGTGCCATCGGCGCTGCCGCTCACCCCGGCGCTTCCGGCCAGCGTGCTCACCACCCCTGCCGCTGTCACCTTGCGGATCGTGTGGTTGAATTGATCCGCCACATACACGTTGCCTGCGTTGTCCACCACCACGCCGGTGGGGGTGTTAAAACTCGCGCTGCTTGCCGTGCCATCCACGCTGCCGCTCACCTCCGCGCTGCCCGCCAGCGTGCTCACCACCCCAGCCGTTGTCACCTTGCGAATCGCGCTGTTGATATAATCTGCCACATACACATTGCCTGCACTGTCCACCGCCACGCCGCCGGGGTTGTTGAACCTCGCAGCGCTTCCCGTGCCATCCGCACTGCCCCTTGCTTCAGCGCTGCCGGCCAGCGTGCTCACCACCCCTGCGGAGGTCACCTTGCGGATCGTGCTGTTGCCACCATCCGCCACATACACGTTGCCTGCGCTGTCCACCGCCACACCGCTGGGATTGTTAAACCTCGCTGCGCTGCCTGTTCCGTCCATGCTGCCCGTTGCTTCAGTGCTGCCCGCCAGCGTGCTCACTACTCCTGCCTCTGTCACCTTGCGGATCACGGAGTTGCCACTATCTGCCACATACACGTTGCCTGCACTGTCCACTGCCACGCCGCTGGGAATGTTAAAACTCGCGGCGCTTCCCGTATCATCCACGCTGCCGATCACCCCCGCGCTGCCCGCCAGCGTGCTCACCACCCCAGCCGCTGTCACCTTGCGGATCGTGTGGTTGCCCAGATCCGCTACATAAACGTTGCCTGCGCTGTCCACTGCCACCCCGCTGGGGCTAAAGAACCTCGCGGCACTGCCTGTATCGTCTGTGCTGCCCTTTACTCCAGCACTGCCAGCCAGCGTGCTCACCACCCCTGCGGAGGTCACCTTGCGGATTGTGTGGTTGTACTTATCCGCCACATACACGTTGCCTGCGCTGTCCACTGCCACGCCAGTGGGGTTGTTAAACCTAGCGACGCTTCCCGTGCCGTCTGCACTGCCCGATTCTCCCGCGCTTCCGGCCAGCGTACTCACCACTCCTGCCGAGGTCACCTTGCGAATCGTGTGATTGAATGTATCCGCCACATACATGCTGCCTGAGCTGTCCACCGCCGTGCCAAAGGGATAGTAAAAAGAAGCCTGTGCTCCGGTGCGATCTTGCGAGCCCACGCCACCCAGGCTTCCCGCCAGGGTCGTCCAGGTGTAGCCTCCTCCATTGGGTATCTGCGCGGTGCCCCCCACGCGCGTCAGGGTGATGTCGTTGCCATCCCCACCCACATAGCTGA contains the following coding sequences:
- a CDS encoding NHL domain-containing protein, producing MLILLCLTTAVVRAAVINPAYTIGSEVPVTTTTYTATGSSLGAVTLGFSPSPSQVLTVVNNTGISTISGIFTGLAEGAKLSAAYGGNTFTLRISYVGGDGNDITLTRVGGTAQIPNGGGYTWTTLAGSLGGVGSQDRTGAQASFYYPFGTAVDSSGSMYVADTFNHTIRKVTSAGVVSTLAGSAGESGSADGTGSVARFNNPTGVAVDSAGNVYVADKYNHTIRKVTSAGVVSTLAGSAGVKGSTDDTGSAARFFSPSGVAVDSAGNVYVADLGNHTIRKVTAAGVVSTLAGSAGVIGSVDDTGSAASFNIPSGVAVDSAGNVYVADSGNSVIRKVTEAGVVSTLAGSTEATGSMDGTGSAARFNNPSGVAVDSAGNVYVADGGNSTIRKVTSAGVVSTLAGSAEARGSADGTGSAARFNNPGGVAVDSAGNVYVADYINSAIRKVTTAGVVSTLAGSAEVSGSVDGTASSASFNTPTGVVVDNAGNVYVADQFNHTIRKVTAAGVVSTLAGSAGVSGSADGTGSAAEFYYPSSVAVDSAGNVYVADQFNHTIRKVTAAGVVSTLAGSAG